The Dioscorea cayenensis subsp. rotundata cultivar TDr96_F1 chromosome 19, TDr96_F1_v2_PseudoChromosome.rev07_lg8_w22 25.fasta, whole genome shotgun sequence genome includes a window with the following:
- the LOC120249418 gene encoding ribonuclease III domain-containing protein RNC1, chloroplastic, which yields MALQIQFLHPSAIKDLSFSSSLSPHPIHFHPSNSKPPDSQIPSSPSLFTVLAVAVNPPQESPANSPQRLLKELAERKKTAFPRKKIPPKRFILKPPLDDARLTERFLRSPQLSLKSFPLLSSCLPSSKLSNADRTWIDEYLLEAKQALGYPLEPSDSYDDDNPAKQFDTLLYLAFQHPQEGCERTKTRHVRNGHSRLWFLGQYVLEMALAEFFLQRYPRESPGPMRERVYALIGKRFLPKWIKAASLHNLVFPYDDMDKMIRKDREPPVKCVFWALFGAIYLCFGMPEVYRVLFEVFGMDPEDESCQPKLRRQLEDVDHVSVEFEQRQLTWQDVAAYKPPQDALFAHPRLFRACVPPGMHRFRGNIWDYDSRPQVMQVLGYPLQMNDRIPEITEARNIELGLGLQLCFLHPSKYKFEHPRFCLERLEYVGQKIQDLVMAERVLMKHLDAPGKWVQEKHRRLLMNKYCGRYLRDKHLHRFIIYSESVQEKYEHNRRLKNPITSAVQQAIHGLSYTVYGKPDVRRLMFEVFDFEQVQPKAV from the exons ATGGCACTCCAAATCCAATTCCTCCATCCTTCCGCCATTAAAGACCTCTCTTTTTCCTCATCCCTCTCTCCCCACCCCATCCACTTCCACCCCTCCAACTCCAAACCGCCCGATTCCCAGATCCCATCCTCTCCATCCCTCTTCACTGTCCTCGCTGTTGCCGTCAATCCACCCCAGGAATCCCCTGCCAATAGCCCCCAGCGCCTCCTCAAGGAGCTCGCCGAGCGAAAGAAGACCGCTTTCCCTAGGAAAAAGATCCCTCCCAAGCGCTTCATCCTCAAACCCCCACTTGACGACGCCAGGCTCACCGAGCGCTTTCTCAGAAGCCCCCAGCTCTCCCTCAAATCCTTCCCTCTATTGAGCTCCTGTCTGCCTTCCTCCAAACTGAGCAATGCCGACCGTACCTGGATCGACGAGTACCTCCTCGAAGCCAAGCAAGCCTTGGGCTACCCTCTCGAGCCGTCGGATAGCTACGACGACGATAACCCCGCGAAGCAGTTCGATACATTGCTATACTTGGCGTTCCAACACCCGCAGGAAGGATGCGAGAGGACCAAGACTAGGCATGTGAGAAATGGGCACTCGAGGCTCTGGTTTTTGGGTCAGTACGTGCTGGAGATGGCGCTGGCGGAATTTTTCTTGCAGAGATATCCGAGGGAGTCCCCGGGGCCAATGCGGGAGAGGGTGTATGCATTGATTGGGAAGAGGTTCCTGCCAAAGTGGATTAAAGCCGCGAGCTTGCACAACTTGGTGTTTCCTTACGATGATATGGACAAGATGATTCGGAAGGACAGGGAGCCGCCTGTTAA ATGTGTATTCTGGGCATTGTTTGGAGCTATATATCTTTGCTTTGGCATGCCTGAAGTTTATCGTGTACTGTTTGAGGTATTTGGAATGGATCCAGAAGATGAAAGTTGCCAACCAAAATTGAGACGACAGCTGGAAGATGTTGATCATGTATCGGTTGAATTTGAACAAAGACAACTAACGTGGCAGGATGTTGCTGCTTACAAG CCTCCACAAGATGCCCTTTTTGCACATCCTAGGCTTTTCAGAGCATGTGTTCCGCCTGGAATGCACCGGTTCCGAGGCAATATCTGGGACTATGACAGCAGACCCCAGGTCATGCAAGTGTTAGGATATCCTTTGCAAATGAATGACAGAATTCCAGAGATCACAGAGGCAAGGAACATTGAGCTTGGTCTTGGGCTTCAG TTGTGCTTCTTGCATCCTTCAAAGTACAAGTTTGAACATCCTCGGTTTTGCCTGGAAAGGTTGGAGTATGTTGGGCAAAAGATTCAG GATCTGGTGATGGCTGAGAGAGTGCTTATGAAGCATCTTGATGCTCCGGGGAAATGGGTGCAAGAGAAGCACCGCCGACTCTTGATGAACAAGTATTGTGGACGGTACTTACGGGACAAGCATCTTCATCGCTTTATCATATACAGTGAATCTGTTCAGGAAAAATACGAGCACAACAGGAGGCTCAAGAATCCTATCACATCTGCTGTGCAGCAGGCCATACATGGCCTATCATATACTGTATATGGTAAGCCAGATGTCAGACGGTTAATGTTTGAGGTTTTTGATTTTGAGCAAGTCCAGCCAAAAGCTGTGTGA
- the LOC120249419 gene encoding SNF1-related protein kinase regulatory subunit beta-1-like: MGNSPGKDGRDLSEADANYNPLARSDHVVSIQSADPMAPPMPEIPPLHRAPLMFAPQAPLAPLQNSAEVPQVINQLWMNNPSGPLDISIAKGIPTVISWNQGGSNVAIEGSWDNWASRKTLQRSGKDHAIMLVLPSGVYHYKFIVDGKWRYISDLPCIADELGHITNIIDVHDFVPENVESVSKFDPPPSPDSSYSQVNPFDEDFSKEPPNTPPQLGMINHEEVCLKPQHHVLNHLFLERGRAAHSLFALSLTHRFQAKFVTVVLYTPVRK, encoded by the exons ATGGGAAACTCCCCCGGTAAGGACGGGAGAGACCTCAGCGAAGCTGATGCCAATTACAACCCTTTGGCGAGATCGGATCACGTTGTCAGCATCCAGTCTGCAGATCCGATGGCTCCCCCTATGCCGGAGATTCCTCCGCTTCATCGAGCTCCTCTCATGTTTGCTCCCCAG GCTCCTTTAGCTCCATTGCAGAATTCTGCGGAGGTTCCCCAAGTTATTAATCAGTTATGGATGAATAATCCCAGTGGACCTCTTGATATCTCTATTGCAAAGGGAATTCCCACTGTGATTTCATGGAACCAGGGAGGAAGCAATGTCGCAATCGAAGGTTCTTGGGACAACTGGGCTTCAAG gAAGACACTGCAAAGATCTGGCAAGGATCACGCAATCATGTTAGTCCTTCCATCTGGGGTTTACCACTACAAGTTCATTGTAGACGGAAAATGGAGATACATCTCTGATCTTCCTTGTATAGCTGATGAATTGGGGCACATAACAAACATCATTGATGTCCAT GATTTTGTTCCTGAAAATGTAGAGAGTGTCTCCAAATTCGATCCTCCACCTTCGCCAGACTCGAGCTATAGCCAAGTGAATCCTTTTGATGAAGACTTCTCAAAGGAGCCACCTAACACGCCTCCCCAACTTGGAATGATAAACCATGAAGAAGTGTGTTTAAAGCCTCAGCATCATGTTCTCAACCATCTTTTCCTTGAGAGAGGCAGGGCTGCTCACTCCCTGTTTGCTCTTAGCCTCACCCACAGGTTTCAGGCCAAATTTGTGACTGTAGTTCTCTACACACCGGTGAGAAAGTAA